In the genome of Flavobacterium panacagri, one region contains:
- a CDS encoding Na+/H+ antiporter yields the protein MENYSIIIFILAIVIGLSAFADKAKLPYPILLVIVGVGIGFIPTMNEIEINPEIIFLLFLPPLLYDASFNISPKDFKTNISTISTLAITLVFLTTFWIAVVAHYLIPNITWPLAFVLGAILSATDAVAAISITKGLDISHKTITILEGESLINDASALVAYRFAVAAVMGSAFIIWQATLQFIILLGGGFLVGFVMSKILSVILKKVHKNSNVTISFMLLMPFVTYLIAEHLHVSGVIAVVISGLAIARFSKKIFPESLKNSSRNLWDIIIFLLNGLIFILIGLNFRYVLKDIDDNMILPYIGYAFIITIVALLIRFIRIFLQKINLQKGFKKIRKGKRKISEDALLDFKNSIILGWSGMRGIVSLAIAIGLPRFLENGTPFPERNAIIFISVAVVLFTLIGQGLTLPWIVKKLNSKPEQIQS from the coding sequence ATGGAAAACTACAGCATCATTATATTTATACTCGCCATAGTTATCGGATTATCTGCCTTTGCTGATAAAGCCAAATTACCTTACCCTATTCTACTAGTAATTGTAGGAGTTGGAATTGGTTTTATTCCAACAATGAATGAAATAGAGATTAATCCCGAGATTATTTTTTTATTGTTCCTTCCTCCACTTCTGTATGATGCTTCGTTTAATATTTCGCCAAAAGATTTCAAAACAAACATCAGCACCATTAGTACTTTAGCGATAACTTTGGTTTTTCTTACCACCTTTTGGATCGCTGTTGTTGCCCATTATTTGATTCCTAATATAACTTGGCCTCTCGCTTTTGTATTGGGAGCAATTCTTTCTGCAACCGACGCTGTTGCCGCTATAAGCATCACAAAAGGACTTGATATTTCACATAAAACCATAACCATTTTAGAAGGCGAAAGTTTGATAAACGATGCATCAGCATTAGTTGCTTATCGCTTTGCAGTTGCCGCCGTAATGGGATCTGCTTTTATAATCTGGCAGGCAACATTGCAATTTATAATATTATTAGGAGGCGGGTTTCTAGTCGGTTTTGTAATGTCCAAAATTTTGTCCGTTATTTTGAAAAAAGTGCATAAAAATTCAAATGTCACTATTAGTTTTATGCTTTTAATGCCTTTTGTAACCTATTTAATTGCAGAACATCTGCATGTTTCTGGAGTAATCGCTGTTGTAATTTCAGGATTAGCCATTGCCCGTTTTAGTAAAAAGATATTCCCTGAGAGCTTAAAAAATAGCTCGCGAAACCTTTGGGACATTATTATCTTTTTGCTAAACGGATTAATTTTTATCTTAATTGGGCTTAATTTTAGATACGTATTAAAAGATATTGATGACAATATGATACTGCCTTACATTGGTTACGCATTTATCATTACCATTGTTGCATTACTAATTAGGTTTATCAGAATATTTCTTCAAAAAATCAACCTTCAGAAAGGCTTCAAAAAAATTCGTAAAGGAAAAAGAAAAATCAGCGAAGATGCTCTTCTGGATTTCAAAAACAGCATCATTTTAGGCTGGTCGGGAATGCGGGGCATAGTATCTCTTGCCATCGCCATTGGGCTTCCTAGATTTCTAGAAAATGGAACTCCGTTTCCGGAAAGAAATGCCATTATCTTTATTTCTGTAGCCGTTGTACTTTTTACCCTTATCGGACAAGGACTTACCCTTCCTTGGATTGTCAAAAAATTAAACTCTAAACCAGAACAAATACAATCTTAA
- a CDS encoding SRPBCC family protein — translation MASEILFTTPDSEIVTTRVLNFPQELVFKAWSTPEHLKNWWGPKGFTNTFHEFNFCEGGKWTFTMHGPEKGNYENDVEFIKIEKPNLIAWKRHSKPLFQILTTFEAISENETKLVFKMLFETEEECQKLKPYVVDKNEENFDKLEIELSKMTP, via the coding sequence ATGGCTTCAGAGATTCTTTTCACCACACCAGATTCAGAAATTGTTACTACGAGAGTTTTAAATTTTCCACAGGAACTTGTTTTTAAGGCTTGGAGTACTCCAGAACATTTGAAAAATTGGTGGGGACCAAAAGGTTTTACTAATACTTTTCATGAATTTAATTTTTGCGAAGGCGGAAAATGGACTTTTACCATGCATGGTCCAGAAAAAGGAAATTATGAAAATGATGTTGAATTCATCAAAATAGAAAAACCGAATCTTATTGCTTGGAAACGTCACTCAAAACCACTTTTTCAAATCCTGACGACCTTTGAAGCTATTTCTGAAAATGAGACAAAATTGGTTTTTAAAATGCTTTTTGAAACAGAAGAAGAATGCCAAAAGTTAAAACCTTATGTTGTGGATAAGAATGAAGAGAATTTTGATAAACTAGAGATTGAATTATCAAAAATGACACCTTAA
- a CDS encoding acyl-CoA thioesterase, giving the protein MASFTKEISFRWSDLDPNFHVRHSAYYDFGAQHRIEILEELGLTLKVMQTQGFGPVLFREECVFRKELKLSDKIFIHTKTSKMKADASRWSIIHEFRREDDTLCATITVDGAWMDTKLRKLASPTPEIAIQALSIFPKSDDFVGL; this is encoded by the coding sequence ATGGCTTCATTTACAAAAGAAATATCTTTTCGATGGTCAGATCTTGACCCAAATTTTCACGTTCGTCACAGTGCTTATTACGATTTTGGTGCACAGCATCGTATCGAAATCCTTGAAGAACTGGGACTTACTCTAAAAGTAATGCAGACGCAAGGTTTTGGGCCTGTTTTATTTAGAGAAGAATGTGTTTTCAGGAAAGAATTAAAACTTTCGGATAAGATCTTCATCCATACCAAAACATCAAAAATGAAAGCCGATGCTTCGCGCTGGTCAATCATTCACGAGTTTAGAAGAGAAGATGATACCCTTTGTGCCACTATTACGGTTGACGGAGCCTGGATGGACACTAAACTGCGTAAACTGGCTTCTCCAACTCCTGAAATCGCTATTCAGGCTTTAAGTATTTTTCCGAAAAGCGATGATTTCGTAGGACTCTAA